One part of the Polyangiaceae bacterium genome encodes these proteins:
- a CDS encoding isocitrate/isopropylmalate dehydrogenase family protein, with amino-acid sequence MTTHTAVLIPGDGIGPEVSDAVKKVFEAAEAPVKFITRYAGVAALERGKEDLLPADTVDAIREHHIALKGPCTTPIGSGFSSVNVALRKKLNLYAAVRPVRSLPGVKTRFEDVDLIIVRENTEGLYSGIENLITDGVVASLKVATRVACHRIAHWTFKYATHRQREKISVFHKANIMKLSDGMFIDEARKVHEEDYPNIKYEEVIIDAAEMKLVQDPTQFDIILCENLYGDIVSDLCAGLVGGLGVTPGANIGDEDAVFEAVHGSAPDIAGKGVANPLALIMSGAMMLNRLADTRRDENCAKAAERIKGAYNQALEDGQKTRDLGGELNTEGFVQAIIERMQS; translated from the coding sequence ATGACGACTCACACAGCAGTTTTGATTCCTGGAGACGGGATTGGGCCCGAAGTCAGCGACGCCGTGAAGAAGGTGTTCGAGGCCGCTGAAGCGCCCGTGAAGTTCATCACCCGCTACGCGGGAGTGGCGGCGCTCGAGCGCGGAAAAGAAGACCTTCTCCCCGCGGATACGGTGGACGCGATCCGCGAACACCACATCGCGCTCAAGGGACCGTGCACGACGCCCATCGGCTCCGGGTTCAGCTCTGTCAACGTCGCGCTGCGCAAGAAGCTGAACCTGTACGCCGCTGTGCGCCCGGTGCGCAGCTTGCCGGGGGTGAAGACGCGGTTTGAAGACGTCGACTTGATCATCGTGCGCGAGAACACCGAGGGCCTCTACTCAGGCATCGAGAACCTGATCACCGATGGCGTCGTTGCTTCCCTCAAGGTCGCGACGCGCGTCGCTTGCCATCGCATTGCTCACTGGACCTTCAAGTACGCCACGCACCGCCAGCGCGAGAAGATCTCCGTCTTCCACAAGGCGAACATCATGAAGCTCTCCGATGGCATGTTCATCGATGAAGCTCGCAAGGTGCACGAAGAGGATTACCCCAACATCAAATACGAAGAGGTGATCATCGACGCTGCGGAGATGAAGCTGGTCCAGGATCCAACGCAGTTCGACATCATCCTCTGTGAGAATCTTTACGGCGACATCGTGAGCGACCTGTGCGCCGGCTTGGTAGGCGGTCTGGGAGTGACTCCCGGAGCGAACATCGGTGACGAGGATGCAGTCTTCGAGGCCGTCCACGGTTCGGCGCCGGACATCGCTGGTAAGGGCGTCGCCAATCCGCTCGCACTGATCATGAGCGGCGCGATGATGCTCAATCGCCTCGCGGATACGCGACGTGACGAAAACTGTGCGAAGGCTGCCGAGCGCATCAAGGGCGCTTACAACCAAGCGCTGGAAGACGGACAGAAGACGCGTGACCTGGGTGGTGAGCTGAATACCGAAGGTTTCGTGCAGGCCATCATCGAGCGCATGCAGTCCTAG
- a CDS encoding MFS transporter, translated as MLTRPFILLLITQVLFGLAFSLFFLLPKFMTRVLHASASDIGLAAGIAPAAGVLAIPFVASAVDRFGRRRLVVAGAAVIAATAVGFMWVDRVGPLLFVLRAFQGCAFATAFNAAATLAADLAPKSRLSQALGWFGVAFLATNSAAPLIAEPLADAMGWPLVFGLAAIMGCCASVFATRLPEGSQHAARAGASSSSWSVLLQPRVLAMYFGSLVAGVGLGTAFTFHQPFALQRGAERVGGFFLGYTAAAVFVRIFLGSLPDRLGRLRVGRVAILGYAVVVACMSQLTPSWLVPFGLAFGFVHGMMYPSLNAVAVESANDAERGKVMSFYNGSFNLGVAGASFGLGHVAESSGYPTVFLITAGVVVLALPVLLLTRETPAG; from the coding sequence GTGCTCACGCGTCCGTTCATCTTGCTGCTCATCACGCAGGTGCTGTTTGGCCTCGCGTTTTCGCTGTTTTTCCTGCTTCCGAAGTTCATGACTCGGGTGCTCCACGCGAGCGCGAGCGACATCGGGTTGGCCGCCGGGATTGCCCCGGCAGCTGGTGTGCTCGCCATCCCGTTCGTCGCCTCAGCGGTCGATCGCTTCGGGCGCCGACGCTTGGTGGTTGCCGGTGCTGCGGTGATAGCCGCCACCGCCGTGGGCTTCATGTGGGTGGACCGCGTCGGCCCGCTGCTCTTCGTGTTGCGTGCGTTTCAAGGCTGCGCATTCGCCACAGCCTTCAACGCCGCGGCAACACTCGCCGCGGATCTCGCACCGAAGTCGCGTCTCTCCCAGGCGCTCGGCTGGTTTGGCGTGGCGTTCCTGGCCACCAACTCCGCTGCCCCACTGATCGCCGAGCCCCTCGCTGACGCGATGGGCTGGCCGCTGGTGTTCGGTCTCGCCGCCATCATGGGCTGTTGCGCGTCGGTGTTCGCCACTCGCTTGCCCGAGGGGAGCCAGCACGCCGCGAGAGCCGGCGCCTCGAGCTCGAGCTGGAGTGTGTTGCTGCAGCCGCGGGTGCTCGCGATGTATTTCGGAAGCCTCGTCGCCGGAGTCGGACTTGGCACCGCGTTCACGTTTCACCAGCCGTTTGCGCTGCAGCGTGGCGCGGAACGCGTGGGTGGCTTTTTCCTGGGCTACACAGCGGCAGCCGTTTTCGTGCGGATCTTTCTCGGTAGTCTGCCGGATCGCCTAGGTCGCCTGCGTGTGGGGCGTGTAGCCATCTTGGGCTATGCGGTCGTGGTCGCCTGCATGTCGCAGCTCACGCCGAGCTGGCTCGTGCCCTTTGGCCTCGCGTTCGGCTTCGTCCACGGGATGATGTACCCATCCCTGAACGCCGTCGCCGTGGAGAGCGCCAACGACGCGGAGCGCGGCAAGGTGATGAGCTTCTACAACGGGAGCTTCAACCTAGGTGTCGCGGGCGCTAGCTTCGGTCTGGGCCACGTCGCGGAGTCCAGCGGTTACCCGACGGTGTTTCTGATCACCGCAGGAGTGGTAGTGCTGGCGCTTCCTGTCCTGTTGCTGACCCGTGAGACGCCAGCCGGCTAG